Proteins from a single region of Chloroflexota bacterium:
- a CDS encoding transglycosylase domain-containing protein, which yields MSLFAKAALAFVALALGGVLTLALTGVAAVVGVYAYFAQDLPDPSAIEIAQQDFETTKIYDRTGQHLLYEIFDPKWGDRTYIPLDQIPLYLRQATIAIEDRTFYANPGVDLRGIARAALSNLRGEQIQGASSITMQLVKNVLIPPEERYVISYERKIKEAILALEISRRYPGREGKDKILEWYLNNNFYGNLAYGVEAAAQTYFGKSVRDLNLAECAMLAAIPQYPGMNPIDNPEKAKERQHLVLDQMLREGYITEEQAVEAKYTPLYIAPQQRFEIDAPHFSMYVRQLLVDEFGADMVYRGGLKVYTTLDYDMQKLAEQLAREQIAKLQADGWDINNAAVVAIRPNTGEILTMVGSLDYFSTTIKGQVNCALSERQPGSSFKPFTYVTALAQGYTPATMLLDVRQAFDDYPNPPYVPENYSLRYSGPVRMRLALARSLNIPAVEMLSKVGVKNVINTAHQMGINTLTKDFYGLSLTLGGGEVTLLDMTYAYSVFANNGVMAGQPVPPSRLRPGFRQLDPVAILLVTDRNGKVLKQFTQPQTREVLSPQLAYLMQHIMSDNNARAAAFGPNSALKLSRPAGAKTGTTNDFRDDWIIGYTPQLVTGVWCGNTDYEPMGRIPASRAVGPIWHDFMEKVHENLPVMEFKRPPGIIEVYVCPLSGLLPTEHCPSQVKEIFIAGTEPTQPCDMHREFKVNKLTGKLATVYTPPELVESRVYEIYPPRAADWVREQGIPQPPTEYDDMYGPGPAQGDVAIISPAPYSYVRGGVVIMGNARSDNFHYWRLEYGKGLNPSAWSQIGGEHYNQVSNGPLEYWDVSQLDGLYTLQLTVVRHDQGVRQAAIQVNVDNQPPKITVINPDEGRVYIKEQDDYINIQVDARDNLSMDRVEFFVDGQSVGFTTVAPYSLKWTITMSDTIPIPGTVITTTGPITGPDGVVTEGVITVTEVITDEEGRLIQVWANGMSIISDTHGYTETHTIHAVAYDSAGNTTESEKVRAQVIHRPEPEKDKQSSSAAPVAPVAWRERRAWDLIA from the coding sequence ATGAGCCTTTTTGCGAAGGCGGCCTTGGCCTTCGTGGCCCTGGCCCTCGGCGGGGTGCTCACCCTCGCGCTGACGGGCGTGGCCGCCGTGGTGGGCGTGTACGCCTACTTCGCGCAGGATTTGCCCGACCCCAGCGCGATTGAAATCGCCCAGCAGGACTTTGAGACGACGAAAATCTACGATCGCACAGGCCAGCACCTGCTGTACGAGATCTTTGACCCGAAGTGGGGCGACCGCACCTACATCCCCCTGGACCAGATTCCCCTGTACCTGCGCCAGGCCACGATTGCGATTGAGGACCGGACGTTCTACGCGAACCCGGGCGTGGACCTGCGGGGCATCGCGCGCGCGGCCCTGTCCAACCTGCGCGGCGAGCAAATCCAGGGCGCCAGTTCCATCACCATGCAGTTGGTGAAGAACGTCCTCATCCCGCCCGAGGAGCGCTACGTCATCTCCTACGAGCGCAAAATCAAGGAGGCGATTCTTGCGCTGGAGATTTCCCGCCGCTACCCCGGGCGCGAGGGCAAGGACAAGATTCTGGAGTGGTACCTGAACAACAACTTCTACGGCAACTTGGCCTACGGCGTGGAGGCGGCCGCGCAGACCTACTTCGGCAAGAGCGTGCGCGACCTGAACCTCGCCGAGTGCGCCATGCTGGCGGCCATCCCCCAGTACCCGGGGATGAACCCCATTGACAACCCGGAGAAGGCGAAAGAGCGCCAGCACCTGGTGCTGGATCAGATGCTGCGCGAGGGGTATATCACCGAAGAGCAGGCGGTGGAGGCGAAATACACGCCATTGTACATCGCTCCACAGCAGCGATTTGAGATTGACGCCCCGCACTTCTCCATGTATGTGCGCCAACTCCTCGTGGACGAATTCGGCGCCGACATGGTCTACCGCGGCGGGCTGAAGGTGTACACGACGCTGGACTACGACATGCAGAAGTTGGCCGAGCAACTGGCCCGCGAGCAGATCGCCAAGTTGCAGGCCGACGGTTGGGACATCAACAACGCAGCCGTCGTCGCCATCCGACCGAACACCGGCGAGATTCTGACGATGGTGGGGTCGCTGGACTACTTCAGCACGACCATCAAGGGCCAGGTGAACTGCGCGCTGTCGGAGCGGCAGCCCGGGTCTTCGTTCAAGCCGTTCACCTACGTTACGGCCCTGGCGCAGGGGTACACCCCCGCGACGATGCTCCTGGACGTGCGACAGGCGTTTGACGATTATCCGAACCCGCCCTACGTGCCCGAAAACTACAGTTTGAGGTACAGCGGGCCGGTGCGGATGCGCCTGGCGCTGGCGCGGTCGCTCAACATCCCCGCCGTGGAGATGCTGAGCAAGGTGGGTGTCAAGAACGTCATCAACACGGCGCACCAGATGGGCATCAACACGCTGACCAAGGACTTCTACGGCTTGAGCCTGACGCTGGGCGGCGGCGAGGTTACGCTCCTGGACATGACCTATGCCTACAGCGTGTTCGCCAACAACGGGGTGATGGCCGGCCAGCCGGTGCCCCCCAGCAGGCTCCGCCCAGGGTTCCGCCAGTTGGACCCGGTAGCCATCCTGCTGGTTACCGACCGCAACGGCAAGGTACTCAAGCAGTTCACGCAGCCGCAGACGCGCGAAGTGCTCAGCCCCCAACTGGCCTACCTGATGCAGCACATCATGTCGGACAACAACGCGCGGGCGGCGGCCTTCGGCCCTAACAGTGCGCTGAAATTGAGCCGACCCGCAGGAGCCAAGACCGGCACCACCAACGACTTCCGCGACGACTGGATCATCGGCTACACGCCGCAGTTGGTTACCGGCGTGTGGTGTGGCAACACGGACTACGAGCCGATGGGCCGTATTCCGGCAAGCCGCGCAGTCGGGCCCATCTGGCATGACTTCATGGAGAAGGTGCACGAGAACTTGCCGGTGATGGAATTCAAGCGGCCGCCCGGAATCATTGAGGTGTACGTGTGCCCGCTGTCGGGCTTGTTGCCGACCGAGCACTGTCCCAGCCAGGTGAAGGAAATCTTCATCGCCGGAACCGAACCAACCCAGCCGTGCGACATGCACCGCGAGTTCAAAGTCAACAAACTCACGGGCAAGTTGGCGACGGTGTACACGCCGCCGGAACTGGTGGAGTCGCGGGTGTACGAAATCTATCCGCCGCGCGCCGCCGACTGGGTGCGCGAGCAGGGCATCCCGCAGCCCCCGACCGAGTACGACGACATGTACGGCCCCGGCCCCGCGCAGGGCGACGTGGCTATCATCTCGCCCGCGCCCTATTCCTACGTGCGGGGCGGCGTGGTCATCATGGGCAACGCCCGCTCGGACAACTTCCACTATTGGCGGCTGGAGTACGGCAAGGGGCTGAACCCCTCGGCCTGGAGCCAAATCGGCGGCGAGCACTACAATCAGGTGAGCAACGGGCCGCTGGAATACTGGGATGTGAGCCAACTGGACGGCCTGTACACGCTCCAACTGACGGTCGTGCGCCATGATCAGGGCGTGCGCCAGGCGGCCATCCAGGTCAACGTGGACAATCAGCCGCCCAAGATCACCGTCATCAACCCCGACGAGGGCCGGGTGTACATCAAGGAACAGGACGACTACATCAACATCCAGGTGGATGCGCGCGACAACCTGTCCATGGATCGGGTGGAGTTCTTCGTGGACGGGCAGTCGGTGGGGTTCACCACGGTGGCCCCCTATAGCCTCAAGTGGACGATCACCATGTCGGACACGATCCCAATTCCGGGCACGGTCATCACGACGACCGGCCCGATTACCGGCCCCGATGGCGTCGTTACGGAGGGCGTGATCACCGTAACAGAGGTGATCACGGACGAGGAGGGGCGACTGATACAGGTGTGGGCCAACGGCATGTCCATCATCTCGGACACGCACGGGTACACCGAGACGCACACGATTCACGCGGTGGCCTACGATTCGGCGGGGAATACCACGGAGAGCGAGAAGGTTCGCGCGCAGGTGATCCACAGGCCCGAGCCGGAGAAGGACAAGCAGAGTTCATCGGCGGCTCCGGTCGCGCCCGTGGCGTGGAGGGAGCGGCGCGCGTGGGACCTCATCGCGTAG
- the surE gene encoding 5'/3'-nucleotidase SurE — protein MPFILITNDDGIDSPGLAALKQALGRLGEVAVFAPAHSWSAAGHTKTMHKPMRVRRGALADGSEAWVTTGSPSDCVALALLGILDKRPDLVVSGINKGPNMGEDVTYSGTVAAAMEAVVSGIPAIAASVDGWEGWDFEPAARVVEQVAREVLARGLPPGALLNVNVPALPYEALKGILVTRLGRRVYKDVLIERKDPRGESYYWIGGDPPDGEPLEGTDFWAIKHGYVSITPLKLDLTDYALMESVRDWKLQLAR, from the coding sequence ATGCCCTTCATCCTCATCACCAACGACGACGGCATAGATTCGCCCGGCCTGGCGGCGCTGAAGCAGGCGCTGGGGCGGCTAGGCGAGGTGGCGGTGTTCGCGCCCGCCCACAGTTGGTCGGCGGCCGGCCACACCAAGACCATGCACAAGCCCATGCGGGTGCGGCGCGGGGCCCTGGCCGACGGCTCGGAGGCGTGGGTTACCACAGGCTCGCCCTCGGACTGCGTGGCGCTGGCGCTGCTGGGCATCCTGGACAAACGGCCCGACCTGGTGGTGTCCGGCATCAACAAGGGGCCGAATATGGGCGAAGACGTAACGTACTCGGGCACGGTGGCCGCCGCCATGGAAGCCGTAGTCTCCGGAATCCCCGCCATCGCCGCTTCGGTGGACGGATGGGAGGGGTGGGATTTTGAGCCGGCGGCGCGGGTGGTGGAACAGGTGGCGCGCGAGGTGCTGGCGCGCGGCCTTCCCCCTGGGGCGCTGCTGAACGTGAACGTCCCCGCGCTTCCCTACGAGGCGCTCAAGGGCATCCTGGTTACGCGCCTGGGCCGCAGGGTGTACAAGGACGTGCTGATTGAGCGCAAGGACCCGCGCGGCGAGAGTTACTACTGGATCGGCGGCGACCCGCCCGACGGCGAACCGCTGGAGGGGACGGACTTCTGGGCCATCAAGCACGGCTATGTGTCCATCACGCCGCTGAAGTTGGACCTGACGGATTACGCGCTGATGGAGAGCGTGCGCGACTGGAAACTGCAACTGGCGAGGTGA
- the ubiE gene encoding bifunctional demethylmenaquinone methyltransferase/2-methoxy-6-polyprenyl-1,4-benzoquinol methylase UbiE, with protein MSTTSFRTPEEKRRYVQAMFARMAGHYDMMNRILSLGRDMAWRRTLVERANVPDGGLVLDVAAGTGDVTRLLAARTPARRVVALDFSRPMLRIAQWKLGRLEETPGVSLVQADGLRLPFADNTFDSVTSAFALRNAVDVAALFAEMWRVLRPCGRVACMEICQPTAPVFRPLFGLYFNRVVPLLGRVLVRDPEAYTYLPESLNRFMTSAQVMRTLEAAGFRSVACQKLMMGTVAIYVGLK; from the coding sequence AGAGAAACGCCGCTACGTGCAGGCGATGTTCGCGCGAATGGCCGGGCACTACGACATGATGAACCGAATCCTGTCGCTGGGGCGCGACATGGCCTGGCGGCGTACGCTTGTGGAGCGGGCCAACGTGCCCGACGGCGGGCTGGTGCTGGACGTGGCCGCGGGCACGGGTGATGTAACTCGCCTCCTGGCCGCGAGAACCCCGGCGCGGCGCGTGGTGGCGCTGGATTTCTCGCGCCCCATGCTGCGCATCGCGCAGTGGAAGTTGGGCCGCCTGGAGGAGACACCCGGCGTGAGCCTGGTTCAGGCGGACGGGCTGCGGCTGCCCTTTGCCGACAACACGTTTGACTCCGTAACGTCGGCGTTCGCGCTGCGCAACGCGGTGGACGTGGCCGCGCTGTTCGCCGAGATGTGGCGGGTGCTGCGCCCCTGCGGGCGGGTGGCGTGCATGGAGATTTGCCAGCCGACGGCGCCGGTGTTTCGCCCGCTGTTCGGGCTGTACTTCAACCGCGTCGTGCCCTTGCTGGGTCGGGTCCTGGTGCGAGATCCCGAAGCGTACACCTACCTGCCCGAGTCGCTCAACCGCTTCATGACCAGCGCCCAGGTCATGCGCACGTTGGAAGCGGCCGGCTTCCGCTCCGTGGCGTGTCAGAAACTGATGATGGGGACCGTCGCCATCTACGTTGGGTTGAAATGA
- a CDS encoding class I SAM-dependent methyltransferase, whose amino-acid sequence MMSQEEKDIRLGRPSAAWDFGQDRRMGMIRRYAPLEGARVLDVGCGIGFYTRRLQEHGAEAWGVDVDPDKVAEAREAVPNCQVAPAEKLPFPDGFFDAVLSHEVLEHVDDDRQAVAEAVRVLRPGGRLVIFVPNRLYPFETHGCYWRGRYRFGNIPLVNWLPNPVRNRLCPHVRAYTPGGLARLWRGLPCRVILFTQIYPGYDKIAARRPLLGRLFRAVTYALERTPLRVFGLSHFVVLEKVS is encoded by the coding sequence ATGATGAGTCAGGAAGAGAAGGACATTCGGCTGGGGAGGCCCAGCGCGGCCTGGGATTTCGGCCAAGATCGCCGCATGGGCATGATTCGGCGCTACGCGCCGCTGGAGGGCGCGCGGGTGCTGGACGTGGGCTGCGGCATCGGGTTCTACACGCGGCGGCTGCAGGAGCACGGCGCTGAAGCCTGGGGCGTGGATGTGGACCCCGACAAGGTGGCGGAGGCGCGGGAGGCCGTGCCCAACTGCCAGGTCGCGCCCGCCGAGAAGTTGCCCTTCCCCGACGGCTTCTTTGACGCAGTGCTGTCCCATGAGGTGCTGGAGCACGTGGACGACGACCGGCAGGCCGTGGCCGAGGCGGTTCGCGTGCTGAGGCCCGGCGGCCGACTGGTCATCTTCGTGCCCAATCGCCTGTATCCGTTTGAGACGCACGGGTGCTACTGGCGGGGGCGCTACCGCTTTGGGAACATCCCGCTCGTCAACTGGCTGCCCAACCCTGTGCGCAACCGCCTGTGCCCCCACGTGCGGGCCTACACGCCGGGCGGGCTGGCGCGGCTGTGGCGAGGGCTGCCGTGCCGCGTGATCCTGTTCACCCAGATTTACCCTGGGTACGACAAGATTGCCGCTCGCAGGCCCTTGCTGGGGCGGCTGTTCCGCGCGGTTACGTATGCGCTGGAGCGCACGCCCCTGCGCGTCTTCGGCCTGTCGCATTTCGTCGTGTTGGAGAAGGTGTCGTAG